The DNA segment CGAACTGGAGTCGGCCTTCGAACAGGAAGTGGCCAACGTCCGCACGATGATGACCATGAAAGGCGAAAAGAAAGCCATTGTAACGTTTGCGGACGCGAAGGCGGCTGAAGAGATTCTCAGCCGACTGGGAATCATGTAAGGTGAGTGACGATGGCACATAGAATCATAGCACAGAACCGTGGAAAAGGCGGCCCAACCTACCGTGCACCGTCGCACCGGTATAAGGCGGCGCTACGGCACGCAGGAAAGAACGACGCCCTGGTTTCCGGGAACGTCATCGACATCGAGCACGACCCGGCCCGCCACGCGCCGATCGCTCTCGCCAGACTCGATAGCGGTGAGAAGATCTACGTCCTCGCCACCGAGGGGCTCGGTGTCGGGGATACCGTCTCCTGGGGCACGGGGGGCACGGTGAAGAACGGCAACACCCTGCCGCTTGGGGAGATCCCGGTCGGTGCATACGTCTGCAACATCGAAGCGCGGCCGAACGACGGCGGCAAGTTCGTCCGTTCGAGCGGTGTCCAGGCTCTCGTCATCGGCAAAGCCGATGACGGCAGGGTCGGCATTCGGATGCCGA comes from the Methanoculleus marisnigri JR1 genome and includes:
- a CDS encoding 50S ribosomal protein L23 translates to MILKHPFVTEKATMMLEGESKLQFIVQRDATKQDIKRELESAFEQEVANVRTMMTMKGEKKAIVTFADAKAAEEILSRLGIM
- a CDS encoding 50S ribosomal protein L2, coding for MAHRIIAQNRGKGGPTYRAPSHRYKAALRHAGKNDALVSGNVIDIEHDPARHAPIALARLDSGEKIYVLATEGLGVGDTVSWGTGGTVKNGNTLPLGEIPVGAYVCNIEARPNDGGKFVRSSGVQALVIGKADDGRVGIRMPSGKNKWFNGACMATVGIVAGGGRGEKPFVKAGKKHFHVRSSSERWPRVKGVCMNVIDHPFGGGGHQHCGRPKTVARGTSPGRKVGHVAARRTGKWKK